A DNA window from Niabella yanshanensis contains the following coding sequences:
- a CDS encoding c-type cytochrome, with amino-acid sequence MNKYFYIAVVVLSAVAAGCGAGKEPGIAYMPDMYYSKAYETYASTKELKDSGIYYNRLPVAGTVSTDEDLAFHFNLKHDSTGYAQSASLKNPLDSGATVNLKEAERLYLVNCGICHGAALDGNGPLFKGGEGPYSAKPATLVGDAVYEAMAPGTMFYSITYGKGQMGSYASQLTPKERWEVVAYIKSKQKKAAPAAAPAAAAPVDSTATAKK; translated from the coding sequence ATGAACAAATATTTTTATATAGCAGTTGTGGTGCTTAGTGCAGTAGCCGCCGGTTGTGGTGCAGGTAAAGAGCCTGGTATTGCTTATATGCCGGATATGTATTACAGTAAGGCTTACGAAACGTATGCTTCCACCAAGGAGCTGAAAGATTCTGGTATATACTACAACAGGCTTCCTGTTGCAGGAACCGTTTCGACAGATGAAGACCTGGCGTTTCATTTTAATCTGAAGCATGATTCTACAGGGTATGCACAATCTGCCAGCCTGAAGAATCCCCTGGATAGTGGCGCTACCGTAAACCTGAAAGAAGCGGAAAGATTGTATCTGGTAAATTGCGGTATTTGTCATGGTGCTGCATTGGATGGTAATGGTCCTCTTTTCAAAGGAGGCGAAGGTCCTTACTCTGCAAAGCCAGCCACTTTAGTAGGCGATGCGGTTTACGAGGCAATGGCACCCGGTACTATGTTTTACTCTATTACTTATGGCAAGGGGCAAATGGGTAGCTATGCGTCTCAGCTTACGCCTAAGGAGCGCTGGGAAGTGGTAGCCTATATCAAATCGAAGCAGAAGAAAGCGGCGCCGGCAGCGGCCCCTGCTGCAGCTGCACCTGTAGATAGCACAGCAACGGCAAAGAAATAA
- a CDS encoding DUF3341 domain-containing protein, translating to MNVKKFVVGNFYEETVLFPAVTKVRRAGYKIHDVYTPFPIHGLDKVMGLKDTDLHIAGFIYGITGTSTAIGFITFMLAFDWKINFGGKPFFSLPAWIPIMFELTVLFAAVGMVLTFCWLCQLAPFVKKDHFNLRSTDDTFTMAIECTDKTNEEEAIAFLQSVGAQGVEIQHREADWWIGRYDRETVRFGKKVPQV from the coding sequence ATGAACGTTAAAAAATTTGTTGTAGGTAATTTTTACGAAGAAACGGTTTTGTTTCCGGCGGTAACCAAGGTTCGCCGTGCCGGGTACAAAATACACGATGTGTATACGCCTTTTCCTATTCATGGTTTGGATAAAGTGATGGGTTTAAAGGATACTGATCTTCATATTGCCGGTTTCATTTACGGTATTACAGGTACTTCTACTGCCATAGGTTTTATCACCTTTATGCTGGCGTTCGACTGGAAGATCAACTTTGGTGGAAAGCCGTTCTTTTCCCTGCCGGCGTGGATACCTATTATGTTTGAGCTTACGGTATTATTTGCGGCAGTGGGCATGGTGCTTACTTTTTGCTGGTTGTGCCAACTGGCGCCGTTCGTAAAAAAGGATCACTTTAACCTGCGTAGTACAGACGATACCTTTACCATGGCTATCGAATGCACCGATAAAACTAACGAAGAAGAAGCGATCGCTTTTCTACAAAGTGTTGGCGCGCAGGGTGTTGAGATTCAACACCGTGAAGCAGATTGGTGGATTGGCCGCTACGACAGGGAAACGGTGAGATTTGGAAAGAAAGTACCCCAGGTTTAA
- the nrfD gene encoding NrfD/PsrC family molybdoenzyme membrane anchor subunit — protein sequence MSLIRYESQARAPLVEGNKTYHDVTEDICRPVEAKPSKLWWVGFIISLGLLGFGVVSIYMDIVYGTGQWNLNKTIGWGWDITNFVWWVGIGHAGTLISAILLLFRQGWRTGVNRAAEAMTIFAVMCAGQFPIWHMGRVWNGFFVMPYPNTRGPLWVNFNSPLLWDVFAISTYFTVSLLFWYSGLLPDLATLRDRAKLKWSKFFYGLAAFGWTGSTKHWQRHEALSLVLAGLSTPLVLSVHTIVSFDFATSVIPGWHTTIFPPYFVAGAVFSGFAMVQTLLLITRKVLGLEQYITMEHIDVMNKVIVLTGSIVGIAYLTELFMSWYSASPYEWFAFKENRLNLNSPYGWSYWLMMGCNVISPQIFWFRKMRRNILVTFFMSILVNIGMWFERFVIIVTSIYRDYLPSSWSTYYTPTIWEIGFYMGTFGLFFTCYFLFSKFFPVIAIAEIKHILKKNGDSYKAGYNKEEQESYDAFEHEQNHHH from the coding sequence ATGTCATTAATCAGATACGAATCGCAGGCCAGGGCGCCATTGGTAGAGGGAAATAAAACCTACCACGATGTAACGGAAGACATTTGTCGTCCGGTGGAGGCTAAACCCAGCAAATTATGGTGGGTAGGTTTCATTATATCGCTGGGCTTATTAGGTTTTGGTGTAGTGTCCATATATATGGATATTGTGTATGGTACGGGCCAGTGGAACCTGAATAAAACGATTGGTTGGGGTTGGGATATTACCAACTTCGTATGGTGGGTAGGTATTGGTCACGCGGGTACGCTGATCTCTGCGATCCTGTTACTCTTCCGTCAGGGCTGGCGTACCGGCGTAAACCGTGCGGCTGAAGCGATGACCATCTTCGCGGTAATGTGTGCGGGCCAGTTCCCGATCTGGCACATGGGTCGTGTATGGAACGGTTTCTTTGTAATGCCTTACCCTAATACCCGCGGTCCGTTGTGGGTGAATTTTAACTCACCACTTCTTTGGGACGTATTTGCCATCTCTACTTACTTTACAGTATCTCTTTTGTTCTGGTATTCAGGTTTATTACCTGACCTGGCAACCTTACGTGATCGTGCTAAATTAAAATGGAGCAAGTTTTTCTACGGTTTGGCGGCATTTGGCTGGACTGGTAGTACCAAGCACTGGCAAAGACACGAGGCTTTATCGCTGGTATTAGCCGGTCTTTCTACTCCCCTTGTACTTTCGGTACACACGATCGTATCTTTTGACTTTGCCACTTCGGTTATTCCCGGCTGGCACACTACCATCTTCCCTCCTTACTTCGTAGCGGGTGCGGTATTTAGTGGTTTTGCCATGGTACAAACCCTGTTATTGATCACCCGTAAAGTATTGGGCTTAGAGCAATATATCACCATGGAGCATATTGATGTAATGAACAAGGTTATTGTTCTTACCGGTTCTATCGTGGGTATAGCATACCTGACGGAGTTATTCATGTCCTGGTATAGTGCTTCTCCTTATGAGTGGTTTGCTTTTAAAGAAAACCGTTTGAACCTGAACAGCCCTTATGGATGGAGCTACTGGCTGATGATGGGTTGTAACGTAATATCTCCGCAGATCTTCTGGTTCCGTAAAATGAGGCGCAATATCCTGGTTACTTTCTTTATGAGTATCCTTGTAAATATCGGTATGTGGTTTGAGCGTTTTGTGATCATCGTTACTTCTATCTATCGCGACTATTTACCAAGTTCATGGAGTACTTACTATACTCCAACCATTTGGGAGATTGGTTTTTATATGGGTACGTTTGGTTTGTTCTTTACCTGCTACTTCCTGTTCTCTAAGTTCTTCCCGGTAATTGCGATCGCTGAGATCAAACATATCCTGAAGAAAAACGGTGACAGCTACAAAGCTGGTTATAATAAAGAAGAGCAGGAAAGCTATGATGCGTTTGAGCACGAGCAAAACCATCATCATTAA
- a CDS encoding TAT-variant-translocated molybdopterin oxidoreductase has product MSKKYWQGFGEINDPENFQKKVSDEFREELPFEDFDSKGLLDAKAPRRDFLKYLGFSTAAATLAASCKTKVREAIPYAFKPESIVPGEAKFYATTYVQGGEVVPVLAKVRDGRPIKIEGNDKASFTNGGTSAAVQASVLDLYDTHRLRFPQRKVGDKFEESTYEHLDKTIAAELASAGQIVLLSNTITSPSTLDIIAKNPKIRLVQYDPANYSGMLLANEASGFGRNLPTYRFENADVIVSLGADFLGTWLNPIEQASGYSKGRKIDEKNPKMNKHYHFEGFLSMTGSNADERFAHRPSQTGAVALALLAAVGGSATAPALDAKLSAGIAKAAADLKAAGARGLVVSGSNDVNVQTLVNAINGAIGAYGSTIDFSRPSNTSKAIDKDFADLLTQMEGGQVTAILIHGANPVYDYFDGARFANALKKVKTSVSFSERMDETTQLVKYILPTHHYLESWGDAEPKGGIVSFIQPTINPLFKTRAYQDTLLKLSGNATEYHDYHKEFWTAKLGGEIAFLNALKAGVIENAAATGGSYSGAAVAAASAAVSATPAGGKDELVVYRNVGVGTGVGATNPWLQELPDPVTRVTWGNYALISVAKAKELGIELDNDYEYYPEKPVIKIQSGKASIELPILVMPGMNANTIAIPMGYGRAEFTGRTAAGVGANAFPFTSFNGTTVSYVNPNVTVTDAGRKEKVAQTQIHNSYEGRVEVLRETTFGTFKKRPNEIKEWRDHLVETFAATTGDFRKEATLYGVHETPGLKWGMNVDMNACFGCGACVVACHIENNVPIVGKSEVLRYHDMHWLRIDRYFISDENNADELKGVVFQPMMCQHCDNAPCENVCPVAATNHSEEGINQMAYNRCIGTRYCANNCPFKVRRFNWLDYTGADSFPNNQDQTIVGKLDPVVFQMNDPLTRMVLNPDVTVRSRGVMEKCSFCIQRTQHAKLEAKKENRPLRDGEAKTACMQACNADAIVFGNVNDKASRVSQDRQNNPQRLFYSLEQLHVLPSVSYLAKVRNTDEILAGDEHHEAEGHEAAGHEAKPAAEGAHH; this is encoded by the coding sequence ATGAGTAAAAAGTACTGGCAAGGTTTCGGAGAAATAAATGATCCTGAAAATTTTCAGAAGAAGGTGAGCGACGAGTTTCGCGAAGAGCTGCCTTTTGAAGATTTTGACAGCAAGGGCTTATTAGACGCAAAAGCCCCGCGCAGGGACTTTTTGAAATACCTTGGTTTTAGCACTGCGGCTGCAACCTTAGCAGCCAGCTGTAAAACAAAGGTTCGCGAAGCCATACCTTACGCCTTCAAACCAGAGAGCATTGTACCTGGCGAAGCAAAATTTTATGCTACTACATATGTGCAGGGTGGAGAAGTAGTTCCGGTACTGGCGAAAGTGAGAGATGGTCGTCCTATTAAGATCGAAGGAAATGATAAAGCCTCTTTTACCAACGGAGGTACATCTGCAGCGGTTCAGGCATCGGTTTTAGATCTGTACGATACCCACCGTCTTCGTTTTCCCCAGAGAAAAGTGGGCGATAAATTTGAAGAAAGTACTTACGAACATTTAGATAAAACAATTGCTGCCGAGTTAGCCAGCGCCGGCCAGATTGTTTTACTTTCCAACACGATCACGTCTCCCTCTACTTTAGATATTATTGCGAAAAATCCAAAGATCCGTTTGGTACAATACGACCCAGCTAACTACAGTGGTATGTTGCTGGCTAACGAAGCATCAGGATTTGGAAGAAATTTACCTACTTACCGGTTTGAAAATGCGGATGTAATTGTGAGCCTGGGCGCAGACTTCCTGGGAACCTGGTTAAACCCTATTGAGCAGGCTTCAGGATATTCCAAAGGCCGTAAAATAGATGAGAAGAATCCTAAAATGAACAAGCATTATCATTTTGAGGGCTTCTTAAGTATGACCGGTTCTAATGCAGATGAGCGTTTTGCGCATCGTCCTTCACAAACCGGTGCGGTTGCTTTAGCTTTATTAGCGGCAGTAGGCGGCAGCGCTACAGCCCCTGCCCTGGATGCCAAATTAAGCGCGGGCATTGCTAAAGCAGCAGCGGATCTGAAAGCGGCGGGTGCACGTGGGCTGGTAGTATCGGGCAGCAATGATGTGAATGTACAAACACTCGTGAATGCTATCAACGGCGCTATTGGTGCTTATGGTTCTACCATTGATTTCTCCAGACCATCGAATACTTCAAAAGCAATTGATAAAGATTTCGCTGACCTGCTGACTCAAATGGAAGGCGGCCAGGTAACGGCAATCCTGATTCACGGAGCTAATCCTGTTTACGATTATTTCGATGGCGCCCGTTTTGCCAACGCACTTAAAAAAGTAAAAACTTCTGTGTCGTTCAGCGAAAGAATGGACGAAACCACACAGCTGGTTAAATATATATTACCTACTCACCATTACCTGGAGAGCTGGGGAGATGCAGAGCCTAAAGGCGGCATCGTTAGCTTTATTCAACCAACCATTAACCCGTTATTCAAAACCAGGGCTTACCAGGATACCTTGTTGAAGTTGAGTGGTAATGCTACAGAATACCATGATTATCATAAAGAATTCTGGACTGCAAAACTGGGTGGTGAAATAGCGTTCCTGAATGCCTTAAAAGCAGGCGTTATTGAAAATGCAGCTGCTACAGGTGGTTCTTACTCTGGTGCTGCTGTAGCCGCGGCTTCTGCTGCAGTATCTGCTACCCCTGCCGGTGGTAAGGATGAGTTAGTGGTATACAGAAATGTGGGTGTGGGTACCGGTGTTGGAGCAACAAACCCCTGGTTACAAGAGTTACCAGATCCTGTAACCCGCGTTACATGGGGTAACTACGCGCTTATTTCTGTTGCCAAGGCAAAAGAATTGGGCATCGAGTTAGACAATGATTATGAATATTACCCTGAAAAGCCGGTAATTAAAATACAAAGCGGTAAAGCCAGCATTGAATTACCGATACTGGTAATGCCTGGCATGAATGCCAATACGATTGCTATTCCAATGGGATACGGTCGTGCAGAATTCACAGGTCGTACAGCGGCTGGCGTAGGTGCCAATGCTTTCCCTTTTACTTCATTTAACGGAACCACTGTAAGCTATGTTAACCCGAATGTTACCGTAACTGATGCAGGAAGAAAAGAAAAAGTAGCACAAACCCAGATACATAACTCTTATGAAGGTCGTGTTGAAGTATTGAGAGAGACCACTTTCGGTACTTTCAAGAAGAGACCTAACGAAATCAAAGAGTGGAGAGATCACCTTGTAGAAACTTTTGCTGCAACAACCGGCGATTTCAGAAAAGAAGCTACTTTATACGGTGTGCATGAAACTCCGGGACTGAAATGGGGTATGAACGTGGACATGAATGCGTGCTTTGGTTGTGGTGCCTGCGTAGTGGCCTGTCATATTGAGAACAACGTGCCTATTGTTGGTAAAAGTGAAGTATTGCGTTACCACGATATGCACTGGCTTCGTATTGACCGCTATTTCATCAGCGATGAGAACAATGCAGATGAACTGAAAGGTGTGGTATTCCAGCCTATGATGTGTCAGCATTGCGATAACGCTCCTTGTGAGAACGTTTGTCCGGTAGCGGCTACCAACCACAGTGAAGAAGGTATTAACCAAATGGCTTATAACCGTTGTATCGGTACCAGGTATTGCGCTAATAACTGTCCGTTTAAAGTTCGTCGCTTTAACTGGTTAGATTATACAGGAGCAGATAGCTTCCCTAATAACCAGGATCAGACCATCGTTGGTAAATTAGATCCGGTGGTATTCCAGATGAATGACCCGTTGACACGCATGGTGTTAAACCCGGATGTTACGGTACGTTCACGTGGTGTAATGGAGAAATGCTCTTTCTGTATCCAGCGCACACAGCATGCTAAACTCGAGGCCAAAAAAGAAAACAGGCCTTTACGTGACGGAGAAGCAAAAACAGCTTGTATGCAGGCATGTAATGCTGATGCGATTGTGTTTGGTAATGTTAACGACAAAGCCAGCCGCGTAAGCCAGGACAGGCAAAATAACCCGCAGCGTTTGTTCTACTCATTAGAGCAGCTGCACGTATTGCCCAGCGTTAGCTACCTGGCTAAGGTTAGAAATACCGATGAGATTCTTGCGGGGGATGAGCATCATGAAGCAGAAGGACACGAGGCGGCAGGGCATGAAGCAAAACCTGCAGCCGAGGGGGCGCATCATTAG
- a CDS encoding c-type cytochrome → MNNHKYLFNQLTLLIIALLVSVAPVFAQDGAAVQEGKTLFIGKCQSCHAGDMKSNSTGPALGGVQGRWEDAGKLHEWIRNNQKLIASGYPKAVEVSKISASAMTTFPDLTDPQIDAILSYIDAKASGKLDTPKDGAAGAAAAGGGSSQNNLMYGVVSLILALVALVLIYVNFNLQKAARDAENVKSAPSLPIYRNKTYIAIFAIVFFIIGGYFTTKGLVNVNRQINYEPTQPIFYSHKVHAGVNQINCLYCHGNAWESKTAAIPSVNVCMNCHKTIQKYGGPELKDRNGNLVDGTREIQKLYEYAGFDPAQPDAWDPSKAKPIEWVKIHNLPDHVYFNHSQHIRVGNVQCQTCHGEITGMDEVYQFSELSMGWCVNCHRQTKVNFNVDSTNGNQFYSIYEKFHNDIKSGKMDSVTVKDIGGLECQKCHY, encoded by the coding sequence ATGAACAATCATAAGTATTTATTTAACCAACTAACCTTACTTATAATAGCGCTGCTTGTTTCCGTTGCCCCCGTTTTTGCGCAGGATGGTGCCGCCGTTCAGGAGGGAAAGACTTTATTTATCGGTAAGTGTCAGAGCTGTCATGCCGGCGACATGAAGTCGAACAGCACAGGACCTGCACTAGGCGGTGTTCAGGGGCGTTGGGAAGATGCGGGAAAACTGCATGAGTGGATACGTAATAACCAAAAGCTGATTGCTTCAGGATATCCTAAAGCGGTGGAAGTATCAAAAATATCTGCTTCGGCGATGACAACCTTCCCCGATTTGACTGATCCTCAGATAGATGCAATTCTTTCTTATATAGATGCAAAGGCTTCAGGTAAATTAGATACTCCTAAAGACGGAGCAGCGGGCGCCGCAGCTGCCGGCGGAGGCTCCAGCCAAAACAACCTGATGTATGGTGTGGTTTCGTTAATCCTTGCCCTGGTTGCCCTGGTGTTAATTTATGTAAACTTCAACTTACAAAAAGCTGCCCGTGATGCGGAAAACGTAAAATCGGCTCCTTCTTTACCTATTTACCGTAATAAAACCTATATCGCCATTTTCGCGATCGTGTTTTTTATAATAGGCGGTTATTTCACTACCAAAGGACTGGTTAACGTAAACAGGCAGATCAATTACGAGCCTACACAACCTATCTTTTACTCTCACAAAGTACACGCCGGTGTAAATCAGATCAACTGTTTATACTGTCATGGTAACGCATGGGAAAGCAAAACAGCCGCCATTCCTTCGGTGAATGTGTGTATGAACTGTCATAAAACCATCCAGAAATACGGTGGTCCTGAATTGAAAGACAGAAATGGTAACCTGGTTGACGGAACCCGTGAGATCCAGAAATTATATGAATATGCAGGCTTCGACCCGGCTCAACCTGATGCATGGGATCCTTCAAAAGCCAAGCCCATCGAGTGGGTTAAAATTCATAACCTGCCTGACCACGTTTATTTCAACCACAGCCAGCATATCAGAGTGGGGAATGTTCAATGCCAGACCTGCCACGGTGAAATCACCGGCATGGACGAAGTATACCAGTTTTCTGAGTTGAGCATGGGATGGTGCGTGAACTGTCACAGGCAGACCAAAGTGAATTTCAATGTAGATTCTACTAACGGAAATCAGTTTTACAGCATTTACGAGAAGTTTCATAATGACATCAAATCGGGCAAAATGGACAGTGTGACGGTGAAAGATATCGGAGGCCTGGAATGTCAAAAATGTCACTATTAA
- a CDS encoding DUF6787 family protein, which yields MLNRLKQKWKVGPLQLFLILCTFAIGGSLSGYLGRQLMSTLRIGNTLLYTIIYIVLVTLIWPLMVLGVSIIFGQYAFFKKYLSELLRKLTKKRTNNQ from the coding sequence ATGCTCAACAGGCTCAAACAAAAATGGAAGGTTGGTCCGCTACAGCTATTTTTAATACTGTGCACATTTGCCATAGGTGGCAGCCTCAGCGGTTATTTGGGTAGGCAGCTGATGTCGACACTCCGGATCGGCAATACCCTGTTATATACTATTATATATATTGTACTGGTAACTTTAATCTGGCCATTAATGGTTTTAGGAGTAAGCATTATTTTTGGCCAGTATGCTTTTTTTAAAAAGTATTTAAGCGAATTACTCAGGAAACTAACAAAGAAACGGACCAATAATCAATAA
- the purN gene encoding phosphoribosylglycinamide formyltransferase, with protein sequence MMKQKIAVFASGAGSNAQKIIDHFKASEIAEVSLVACNKAGAGVLAIAGREQIEQVLIEKEQYKKDGYAAFLQEKGIDFVVLAGFLLKIPQPLIDAYPRKIVNIHPALLPNYGGKGMYGAFVHQAVIANQEKQSGITIHYVDEHYDHGDIIFQATCNIEPGDTPEQLAEKIHLLEHAHFPAVIEEVIRKQ encoded by the coding sequence ATGATGAAACAAAAAATAGCTGTTTTTGCCAGTGGCGCCGGCAGTAATGCCCAGAAAATTATCGATCATTTTAAGGCAAGTGAAATCGCCGAAGTAAGCCTGGTTGCCTGTAACAAGGCCGGGGCAGGAGTGCTGGCAATTGCCGGACGTGAGCAAATTGAACAGGTGCTTATTGAAAAAGAACAGTATAAAAAAGACGGATATGCGGCTTTTTTACAGGAAAAAGGGATTGATTTTGTTGTTTTAGCCGGTTTTTTATTGAAAATCCCGCAACCGCTAATCGATGCCTATCCCCGGAAAATCGTAAATATTCACCCCGCCCTATTGCCCAACTATGGAGGAAAAGGCATGTATGGCGCATTTGTTCACCAGGCAGTAATCGCCAACCAGGAAAAACAAAGTGGCATTACTATTCATTATGTGGATGAGCATTACGATCACGGCGATATTATCTTCCAGGCTACCTGCAATATTGAACCCGGCGATACCCCCGAACAGTTGGCCGAAAAAATACACCTGCTGGAACACGCACACTTCCCTGCTGTGATAGAGGAGGTGATACGGAAACAGTAA